The following coding sequences lie in one Oncorhynchus kisutch isolate 150728-3 linkage group LG17, Okis_V2, whole genome shotgun sequence genomic window:
- the or90j1 gene encoding odorant receptor 135-1 — protein MTSNFSSPSGRRDFFEEALFKNLAVVLFGLVINYINGTLLYTFFNVTFHSNSRYILYMQLIINDSIKMSFIVVLLVMSYVCPFLNVSVCIILILIESNTHKNAPLNLAIMSIERFVAICHPLQHPLICTVSRTYALIACIWVVGAIPGFIDVIVAFVLKPLSFFSTGRMCYHQNVFGSVHNYNNNYATNILYMCFVWITLIYTYFRVMLSAKAATSDPVSVRKAQITILLHGVQLLLCMLSYITPVMDTTLIILFPNFRSIILFCNNILTNMLPQLLSPLIYGLRDQKFKKHIKGSLLCMKTNPVVKPN, from the coding sequence ATGACTAGCAACTTCTCCTCCCCCAGCGGGCGAAGAGACTTCTTTGAGGAGGCTTTGTTCAAGAACCTCGCAGTGGTTCTGTTTGGCCTTGTTATTAACTATATCAATGGGACCCTGTTGTACACCTTCTTCAACGTAACCTTCCACAGCAACTCCAGGTACATCCTGTACATGCAGCTGATCATCAATGACAGCATCAAGATGTCTTTCATTGTGGTCTTGCTTGTCATGTCATATGTCTGCCCTTTCCTAAATGTGTCCGTGTGTATAATTCTGATTCTAATAGAAAGCAACACTCATAAGAACGCTCCTCTGAACTTGGCAATCATGTCTATTGAACGCTTTGTAGCCATCTGTCATCCTTTACAGCACCCTCTGATCTGCACAGTGAGTAGGACCTATGCGCTCATCGCCTGTATTTGGGTTGTAGGGGCCATCCCTGGGTTCATAGATGTCATTGTTGCCTTTGTCTTAAAGCCTTTGTCATTTTTCTCTACCGGTAGGATGTGCTATCATCAGAATGTCTTTGGCTCAGTTCACAATTATAACAACAACTATGCCACCAATATCCTTTACATGTGCTTTGTGTGGATCACATTGATCTACACTTACTTTAGAGTGATGCTTTCAGCCAAAGCTGCAACCTCAGATCCAGTTTCAGTCAGAAAAGCCCAGATTACTATACTACTGCATGGGGTGCAGCTTCTACTCTGTATGCTGTCCTACATCACTCCTGTCATGGACACTACCCTCATCATCCTCTTCCCCAACTTCCGCTCCATCATACTGTTCTGCAATAACATCCTAACTAACATGTTACCCCAGCTGCTCAGCCCTCTCATCTACGGTCTACGAGATCAGAAGTTTAAGAAGCACATAAAGGGTTCTCTTCTTTGTATGAAAACCAATCCGGTGGTGAAACCTAACTGA